Proteins encoded in a region of the Nicotiana tomentosiformis chromosome 9, ASM39032v3, whole genome shotgun sequence genome:
- the LOC104101556 gene encoding probable xyloglucan endotransglucosylase/hydrolase protein 8, translating to MERMSSSIPKFLLIIALITVLFTLTQAEVQGSFDDNFSKSCPETHFKTSEDGQIWYLSLDKKAGCGFMTRQKYRFGWFSMKLKLVGGDSAGVVTAYYMCTEDGAGPTRDELDFEFLGNRTGEPYTIQTNVYKNGTGNREMRHILWFDPTEDFHTYSILWNTHQIVFFVDRVPIRVYKNANYTNNFFPNEKPMYLFSSIWNADDWATRGGLEKTNWKNQPFVSSYKDFSVDGCQWKDPFPACVSTTTKNWWDQYNSWHLSSDQKMDYAWVQRNLVTYDYCQDTERFPKKPEECWLNPWD from the exons ATGGAGAGAATGTCTTCTTCAATACCTAAATTCCTTCTAATTATAGCACTAATTACTGTTCTTTTTACATTAACACAAGCTGAAGTACAAGGTTCATTTGATGACAATTTTAGTAAAAGTTGTCCTGAAACACATTTCAAGACTTCTGAAGATGGACAGATCTGGTATCTTTCATTAGATAAGAAAGCAG GATGTGGATTTATGACCAGGCAAAAATATAGATTTGGGTGGTTTAGTATGAAGTTGAAATTGGTGGGAGGTGACTCTGCCGGTGTTGTCACAGCTTACTAT ATGTGTACAGAAGATGGAGCAGGGCCAACAAGAGATGAATTAGACTTTGAGTTCTTGGGAAATAGAACAGGGGAACCTTATACTATTCAAACCAATGTGTACAAAAATGGGACTGGTAATCGTGAGATGAGACACATTCTTTGGTTTGACCCCACCGAGGACTTTCATACTTATTCCATTCTTTGGAACACCCACCAAATTGT GTTTTTCGTGGATAGAGTACCAATAAGGGTATACAAAAATGCGAATTATACGAATAATTTCTTCCCAAATGAGAAGCCAATGTACTTGTTTTCAAGCATATGGAATGCTGACGATTGGGCTACAAGAGGTGGTTTGGAGAAAACAAATTGGAAAAATCAACCATTTGTTTCAAGTTATAAGGATTTTAGTGTAGATGGTTGTCAATGGAAAGATCCATTTCCTGCTTGTGTTTCTACTACCACTAAAAATTGGTGGGATCAATATAATTCTTGGCATTTATCAAGTGACCAAAAAATGGATTATGCTTGGGTACAGAGAAATCTTGTGACTTATGATTATTGCCAAGATACTGAGAGATTTCCTAAAAAGCCTGAGGAATGTTGGTTAAATCCATGggattaa
- the LOC104101549 gene encoding probable dolichyl-diphosphooligosaccharide--protein glycosyltransferase subunit 3B, with protein sequence MAISTTPTSFFLIAILVLLVPINHSFSSSSNGGDILSELTDLRSQSPTGVIHLSDQLLRRILTVKTPRPFNFVIFFDAKQLHSKPELSLPTLKNEFNLLSSSFYTNNPENDKLFFFTIEFQESQTSFALFGVNSLPHLRLIPPSAIDLKKDSIQMDGSDLARLAESMAEFVEAKAKINVGPIHRPPMISKKQITGIVALGLVLSPFLVKKIVSGDTIFHDKHVWMAGSIFVYFFSVSGAMHNIIRKMPMFMVDREDPGKLVYFYQGSGMQLGAEGFAVGFLYSIVGLLLAFMIHVLVRLKSRTVQRVVMLFALFVSFWAVKKVIHLDNWKTGYGIHAYWPSSWN encoded by the coding sequence ATGGCGATCTCTACAACCCCAACATCCTTTTTCCTCATCGCCATTCTCGTACTCCTTGTACCCATCAACCACTCCTTTTCTTCCTCCTCCAACGGCGGCGACATTCTCTCGGAGCTAACCGATCTCCGATCTCAATCTCCCACCGGCGTAATCCACCTTTCCGACCAACTCCTCCGACGAATCCTCACCGTTAAAACCCCTCGACCCTTTAATTTCGTCATCTTCTTCGACGCTAAACAACTCCATTCAAAACCCGAACTCTCACTCCCCACTCTGAAAAATGAATTTAACCTTTTATCCTCCTCTTTTTACACAAATAACCCTGAAAACGACAAGCTCTTTTTTTTCACTATCGAATTTCAAGAATCACAAACTTCGTTCGCTTTATTCGGGGTTAATTCATTACCCCATTTACGTTTGATCCCACCTTCAGCTATTGATCTTAAAAAAGATTCGATTCAAATGGATGGTTCTGATTTAGCCAGGTTAGCTGAATCAATGGCTGAATTTGTTGAAGCTAAGGCAAAAATTAATGTGGGTCCCATTCATAGACCACCTATGATTTCAAAGAAGCAGATTACGGGTATTGTTGCTCTAGGGCTGGTTTTAAGTCCATTTTTGGTGAAAAAGATTGTTTCGGGTGATACAATTTTCCACGATAAGCACGTGTGGATGGCAGGGTCAATTTTCGTCTACTTTTTCAGTGTTTCAGGTGCAATGCATAATATAATTAGGAAAATGCCGATGTTTATGGTGGATAGAGAGGATCCGGGGAAGTTGGTTTACTTTTACCAAGGGTCAGGGATGCAGTTGGGAGCTGAAGGATTCGCGGTCGGGTTCTTGTACTCGATTGTTGGGTTGTTGTTGGCTTTTATGATTCATGTTCTTGTGAGACTAAAGAGTAGGACTGTGCAGAGGGTAGTGATGCTTTTTGCATTGTTCGTTTCATTTTGGGCTGTGAAGAAAGTGATTCATTTGGATAATTGGAAGACCGGATATGGTATTCATGCTTACTGGCCGTCGAGTTGGAATTGA
- the LOC104101537 gene encoding uncharacterized protein: MRCFTACFGNCKHKKIIKPCTDSYKSNSISPKTLKNLLKTHKNGEASVAIKNATKEEAQHGDVTNTINIIQESKNKEEEEEKELNISSRKKVTFDDVNISSIINERGLANQESAYCLEEICNKEKEKEKANVKEEEEEKEEEEEEEGTTLSDSSASSYISFPPSHRYHCCRKSDDEFEAIDLNDNDLENDDDVEVSGNAMIEQEQSSDSSLFSLSIDSRKRNPKPELGEKEVNSPLKLSAKDRSQLSVLNPIQEKENINILNLPNFRTSTTYCVQQDPSLKQSTKQTKRLEENQITVDTSLSSWLIESQDDDTPNSKNNVGDLVGNYSSTPSIRVEDRPVLVELKHIANSSCVIGTVGSYLRHTGQATDSDSASSCKGISSNKTYALLREDKNYICSHSTPFQVRLVRALDSDLAQA, translated from the exons ATGAGGTGCTTTACAGCTTGCTTTGGTAATTGCAAGCAcaagaaaatcattaaaccatgTACAGATAGTTACAAGAGTAATAGCATCTCTCCTAAAACTCTTAAG AATTTGCTCAAGACACACAAAAATGGCGAAGCATCTGTAGCCATTAAGAATGCTACAAAAGAAGAAGCTCAGCATGGGGATGTTACAAACACCATTAACATCATTCAAGAATCCAA GAataaggaggaagaagaagaaaaggagttGAATATAAGCAGCAGAAAGAAGGTTACATTTGATGATGTAAATATATCATCAATCATCAATGAGAGGGGCTTAGCAAACCAAGAATCTGCATATTGCTTAGAGGAGATTTGCAacaaggaaaaggaaaaggagaAAGCGaatgtaaaagaagaagaagaagaaaaagaagaagaagaagaagaagaagggacCACGCTTTCAGATTCAAGCGCGTCAAGCTATATATCTTTTCCTCCAAGTCATAGATATCATTGCTGCAGAAAGAGTGATGACGAATTTGAAGCTATTGATTTAAACGATAATGATCTGGAAAATGATGATGATGTTGAAGTTTCTGGAAATGCAATGATTGAACAAGAACAATCTTCCGACTCATCTTTATTTTCGCTCTCCATAGACTCTAGGAAAAGAAATCCTAAGCCAGAATTGGGTGAAAAGGAGGTCAatagtccattgaaacttagtgcTAAAGATCGGAGTCAATTATCAGTGTTGAATCCCATTCAAGAGAAGGAAAATATCAATATTTTGAATCTTCCTAACTTTAGAACTAGTACTACTTATTGTGTACAACAAGACCCTAGTTTGAAGCAGTCAACAAAACAAACAAAGCGCCTGGAGGAGAATCAAATCACAGTAGATACTAGCCTTTCAAGCTGGTTAATTGAATCTCAAGATGACGACACACCAAATTCCAAAAACAATGTTGGTGATTTGGTTGGCAATTATTCATCCACGCCTTCGATACGAGTTGAAGATAGACCAGTTTTAGTTGAACTCAAACACATAGCTAACTCATCTTGTGTAATAGGGACTGTGGGGAGTTATTTGAGACATACAGGGCAGGCTACAGATTCAGATTCTGCTTCATCTTGCAAAGGCATTTCATCGAACAAGACATATGCGCTCCTAAGAGAG GATAAAAACTATATTTGCAGCCATTCTACACCATTTCAGGTCAGGTTAGTGAGAGCACTAGATAGTGATTTGGCTCAAGCTTAA
- the LOC138899254 gene encoding uncharacterized mitochondrial protein AtMg00810-like yields MASSRPLDRFSKLSEALLNKGYIPSKNDYSLFLKSTGSSLTVLAVYVDDILLAGDDVSELDDVKAFLDAQFKINDLGSIHYFLGLEVTKVAAVFLMTQYRFTSDLLSEFHCQNFSSVITPLDGSVKLSTDMGEPLSDPSIYRRIVGKLNFLQHIRPDIAFSVQHLSQFLQAPQVPHILVAIHVLRYLSATPAMGILLSPDADFTLKAYSDSDWAACAMSRKSVSGYFITLDGCPVSWKSKKQQTVSLSSVKAKCRAIRQVVVEMSWLIRLLADLVSLFLIMFLFFATTRLPYTLLRTQSFMSAPTTSRLTVIMCATMLLLVWSPFIMLQVLCNWLIS; encoded by the coding sequence ATGGCCTCAAGCAGGCCTCTAGACAGGTTTTCCAAGTTGTCTGAGGCCTTGCTCAATAAAGGCTACATTCCTAGTAAAAATGACTACTCTTTATTCCTCAAGTCCACTGGCAGTTCCCTCACAGTTCtagctgtttatgttgatgacatcctTCTAGCTGGTGATGATGTTTCTGAGCTGGATGATGTCAAAGCTTTCCTTGATGCTCAGTTTAAAATCAACGACCTAGGGTCTATTCACTATTTTTTGGGCCTGGAAGTCACTAAAGTTGCTGCTGTTTTTCTTATGACTCAATACAGATTTACCTCTGATTTACTTTCAGAGTTTCATTGCCAGAATTTTTCCTCTGTGATCACTCCTCTCGATGGCTCTGTCAAACTCTCAACTGATATGGGGGAGCCACTGTCTGATCCTAGTATTTATAGGAGGATAGTTGGCAAACTTAATTTTCTACAACACATAAGACCTGATATTGCTTTCTCAGTACAACatcttagtcaattcctccaagcTCCTCAAGTCCCTCACATACTTGTTGCTATCCATGTTCTGAGGTACTTATCTGCTACCCCAGCTATGGGTATTCTCCTCTCTCCTGATGCTGATTTTACTCTCAAGGCTTATTCTGATTCCGACTGGGCAGCTTGTGCCATGTCCAGGAAGTCTGTCTCTGgttattttattactcttgatgGTTGCCCTGtttcttggaagagcaagaagcAACAAACTGTATCACTGTCCTCTGTTAAGGCTAAATGTAGGGCCATTCGACAAGTAGTTGTTGAGATGTCATGGTTAATCAGGTTACTTGCTGATTTGGTGTCTCTATTTCTCATCATGTTCCTGTTTTTTGCGACAACCAGGCTGCCCTACACATTGCTAAGAACCCAGTCTTTCATGAGCGCACCAACCACATCGAGATTGACTGTCATTATGTGTGCGACAATGTTACTTCTGGTTTGGTCTCCCTTCATTATGTTGCAAGTGCTGTGCAACTGGCTGATATCATGA